The Thermococcus henrietii genome segment GCAGGAGAGACGCCTTCAGGAGCATCAACGACGTCCCGATAGCGAAGGTATGGCCCAAAGGTGGGATAGAGTTCCTCAGGAACGACTACAGGAGGAGGAGCGAGGGAGAAGTCATAGCCGACACGAAGATGGAGGAGAAGGTTGCAATCCTGAAAATCTACCCCGGAATCAGCGGTGAGCTCCTCGACTTCCTCGTTGATAAGGGCTACAGGGGTGTTGTGATAGAGGGAACCGGTCTCGGCCACGTTCCGCAGGACTTCATCCCCCACGTCCAGCGCGCGGTCGAGGAAGGCGTGGCAGTTTGCGTCACGAGCCAGTGCCTCTACGGCAGGGTGAACCTCAACGTCTACTCCAACGGCAGGAAGCTCCTCAAGGCAGGAGCGATACCCTGTGAGGACATGTTGCCAGAGACGGCCTACGTCAAGCTCATGTGGGTCCTCGGCCACACGAGGGAGCTTAGTGAGGTAAGGAAGATGATGCTGACGAACTACGCCGGCGAGATTACGCCCTACACGAGGTACGACACGTTCCTGAGGTGATGAAGATGACTGAGAAGTTCGATTACAAAGAGCTCGGCCTTAAGGTCGGTCTCGAGATTCACAGACAGCTCGACACCAAGAAGCTGTTCTCACCCGTTCCGAGTGAGCTGACCGAGAAGGTTGACTTCACCTTTGAAAGACGCCTCAGACCCACGATGAGCGAGCTCGGCGAAATTGACCCCGCGGCACTTGAGGAGTTCAAGAAGGGAAGGAAGTACATCTACGAGGGCAACTACGAGCTGAGCGACCTCGTTTACATGGACGAGGAACCGCCGAGGGGACCAGATAGGGAAGCCCTTGAGGTTACCCTCCAGATTGCCTACCTGCTGAACGCCAAGCCCGTTGACGAGGTCCACTTCATGCGTAAAATCGTCATTGACGGCTCGAACGTCTCCGGCTTCCAGAGGACGGCGATAATAGCGCTCGACGGAAAGGTTGATACTCCGTGGGGAAGCGTTGGAATCCCGACGATATGCCTTGAGGAAGACGCCTGCAGAATCGTCGAGAGGAAGGAGAAGGAGGTAATCTACCGCCTCGACCGCCTCGGCATTCCGCTCGTTGAGATAAGCACGACCCCGGACATACACCACCCGGAGCAGGCGAAGGTGGTCGCTAAATACATCGGTGACGCCCTGAGGGCCACTCGGAAGGTCAAGCGCGGTCTCGGAACGATAAGGCAGGACCTGAACGTCTCGATTAGAGGCGGTGCTCGCGTCGAGATTAAGGGCGTTCAGGAGCTCGACATGATTCCGCTCATCATCGAGAGGGAAGTTGAGAGACAGCTTAACCTGCTTAAGATAATGGACGAGCTCCGCGAGAGGGGCGTTAAGCCCGAAGACATCAAGGAGGAGTTCTATGACGTTACCGACGTCTTCGAGAACACCGGGTCCAAGATAATCGCCAGGGCGATAAAGAAGGGCAGTAAGGTTTTGGCCGTTAAACTGCCGAAGTTCCGCGGTTTAATCGGCAGGGAAATTCAGCCCGGCAGGAGGCTCGGCACTGAGATGGCCGACAGGGCGAAGAAGTACGTGAAGGGCATCTTCCACATTGATGAATTGCCGAATTATGGAATTACTGAAAAAGAGGTTAATGCAGTTACTGAAAAACTCGGCCTCGGAGAGCTCGACGCCTTCGTCCTGGTCGCGGCGGACGAGGAAACGGCAAAGAAGGCCCTCCGCGAGGTGATTAAGCGCGCGAAGGAAGCTATAGAGGGCGTCCCAGAGGAGACGAGGAGGGCTCTGCCCGACGGAAACACTCAATACATGCGCCCGCTCCCCGGAAAGGCCAGGATGTATCCTGAAACGGACATACCATCGATTTTCATTCCGCCGGAGGAGAAGGAGAGGATTAAGGCAAACCTGCCCGAGCTCCCGCAGGAAAGGGTTGAGCGCTACGTGAAGGAGTACAAGATTGACAAAAGCCTGGCAGAGACCCTCGTAAACGATGAGCGCGACGAGCTCTTCGAGGAGCTCGTGAAGAAGGGGGTTAAGCCTTCCTTGGCCGCTTCAATCCTCGTGGTCGTCCTCAAGGGCCTCAAGAAGGAGGTTCCGATTGAGAACATCACGGACGAGCACATCAGGGAGGCATTTGAGCTTTACCTCGACGGTAAGATTGCCAAGGAGGCCTTTGAGGAGATATTTAAGGAGCTTGCGAAGAATCCGGAGAAGAGCGCAAAGCAGGTGGCCGAGGAGAAGGGCTTAACGCTCCTCAGCGAGGAAGAGGTTGAGAAAATCATCGACGAGGTAATTCAAGCCAATATCGAAGTCATCAAGGCCAAGGGAATGGGCGCGATGGGCATGATAATGGGAAGGGCAATGGCGAAGCTCCGCGGAAGGGCCGACGGCAAGCTCGTGAGCACCTTAGTGAGAAGGAAGATTCAGGAGCTGAGCGGGAGCTAACTTTTTAAGTTCTTTTTCTTACTTTTATTGATGGTTAAGGCGAAGTTCGTTGTCTACTATTACGAGATTGAAGACGAGGCCGAGCTGAGAAAGACCCTAAAGGGTTACCTTACGCTTTTCTCTCCCGACGTGACCACGCTAACGGACGCACTCCTTCAGGTTTCGTATTCGAGCCCCAAGATAACGGTCGTGAAAACGCCGAAGGCCATCTACGTCGCTCCAGGGGAGTACGAGGTTGAAGGGAATGCATACGAGTTCCTTGTCTCCAGTGAGAACGGCCTCAGGAAGGTCGCGGAGGAAATCCTCGGTGTGAAGAGGCTCAAGCTCGACACGGTTGTGAACATCGTTCAGGGCGCTCTCTGGGCGCTGGTTCTTTTGCTCGGATACCTTGGCTACAAAAACGACGTTCTCCGGGAGGCCTCTTCTTACATGATAGTCCTCCTCGCGCTCTCATGGGTGATAGAAAACTTCAGAAGGGGTTACAAAAAGCGGGAGCGGGTCAGAGCATCGGCTCCTCATCACGCCTCAGAGTGAGGGAAAAGCGCTCATCATCCCCGTCTCTGTTTTCCTCCCTTCCTTTTAAAGCCTGCCTTACCAACCCGGGGCGAAAACCCTTTAAGGTATGAAATTGTTTTCTTTCCGATGAAGTTCGTCAACGCCGTTCCAATCCTCTACTACGAGCTCAACGTTCCGCCGGAGAGGGTTAGGGAGGCCTTTCCCTCGGCTCTCGAGTTCAAGAACCCCACACCAGAGAGCTTCTCAATCGTCCAACCACCCGGAAAGAACGCGGGACTGCTCGTAATCGACGTCAAAGCTGAAAACCGCTACATCTTCGTCCTTTCGGTTAAAGATGAGCTGGTTTTAATCAACGAAACCTTACCGAGAGTCTTTGTAATCCATCCAAAGAACCTCGGAGAGTTTTTCAGGGCCCTCGCTGAGGACGAGCTTGAGAGCCTCAAGGGCACCAAGAGGAAGGGAAAGTGGTGGCGTTTTCTCATAGACTTCGCCGCAACTTCGGGGGTCATTTACATCGAGAACGAGCTTCACATAGGCTTCTGGACGGCGATTCTCCTGGCCGTAATCTTCGCGGAGGTTGAGCACCTCTTCGGCCCCAAGCAGGTCAAGGGACCTGCCACTGAGCTCGATGAGAAGACAGTCAGGAAAATGTACGAGATTTCGGAGAAGAAGGGAAAGGTGGTGAAGGTCTCCCTTTAGCGTCCCAGCTCTTTATGGGCCTTCGCAAGGTGTTTCGCCGCTATCGCCGCGAGGAGCGAGAGTTCTCCAGCCAAAACCGCTCCGGCAACTATCTCCGCGAACTTCTTGGCGTTGGTTCCCGGCGGGTTTCCTCCCCCAGCGACGCCCATAATGCTTAAAGCCTCCCTCTGGGTCGGGACGCGCGTTCCTCCTCCTACGGTTCCGATTTCGAGGCTCGGCATTGTTATGCTGATGTAGAGGTCCCCCTCCGGCGTAACTTCGGCGAGGGTTATGCCGTGCGAACCTTCGGTAATCTGCGCCTCGTCCTGACCCGTGGCGAGGAATATTGCCCCAACGATATTGCCGAAGTGGGCGTTGAAGCCGTAGGAGCCGGCCTGGGCCGAGCCGACGAGGTTCTTGCGGTAGTTCACCTCTGCTATGAGTTCAGGGGTGGTCTTCAGCTTCCTCTCGACTATCCCGCGCGGTATCACCGCCTCTGCTATGACGGTCTTCCCGCGCCCGTTGATGAAGTTCATGGCGTTGGGCTTCTTGTCAACGCAGAGGTTGCCCGAGAGCGCCAGATACTTCACGTCCGGGAAGTGCTCCTCAATGACCTTCATTATCTCCTCGCTTGAGATGGTCACCATGTTCATCCCCATAGCGTCGCCGGTCTCGAACTCGAAGCGCAGGTAAAGGTTGTTTCCGACTATGAAGGGCTTAACGTCCCTGAGCTTTCCGTGTCTGGTGACCTTGCTGACGGCCTTCTCCTGGAGGTAGTCTATGTTCTCCTTCACCCACTCCGCGACTTCTCTGGCCCTCCTCGCGTCTGGGCACTTGAGAAGCGGTGCGCGGGTCATCTTGTCGTCTATGATGGTAGTCTTAACGCCTCCTGCCTCGGTCAGGGCTGAACAACCCCTGTTAACGCTGGCAACGAGCGCACCCTCGGTGGTGGCGAGGGGTATGTAGAACTCGCCCTTCGCGTACTCGCCGTTGATTTTGAGCGGTCCGGCAACGCCCATGGGTATCTGGACGACGCCTATCATGTTCTCGATGTTCCTGCCGATGACCTGCTCGGGGTCTACGCTGTAGCGCCCTATGTGCTCGAGCTTCACGCCAAGCTTCTTTTCGAGGGCTTTCCTCCTGACCTCGGTCGCGGTTCTCTTGTCCGTGTATTTCTCAACCTGGTGGAGCTTTACCTCTCCCTTAACGACTTTCTCAACGAGCTCCTCAAACTCCATTTCAACACCCCCCAGAATCAGCCAAAAATCCATTCCTCGAGGACTTCTCCGATTTCCTTGAACGCGACGGCGGCGTCGCTGTTGGGGAGGTACTTGATTATCGGAACTCCCACGTTGATGGACTCGGGGACGTTGTAATCGAAGGGAACCCATCCAAGAACGGGGACGTCCAAATCCTCTTCTATGGCTTCTATTATCTTATCAACGACATCGGCGCTCTCACGAACCTTGTTCAGGACGACGCCGATGTTGAGGTTGTACTTCTCCCCGAGGGCCTTCAGCTTTTCTATCTCGTTCTTAACCATGGTCTCAAATGAGTAAATCGGAGAACGCTCTATTTCAACGACTATAAGCTGGTAGTTAGCGACTTGAAATGTTGGAAGGGTATCAAACGGGACGCCGGTTGGAGAATCGACAAAAACAACGCCGAACTTGTATTTCACCCTTTCGAGGATGTCAACGAGCCTCCTCGGAGATATTCCCAGGACGTCTTGAAGCTGTGTGCTCCCGGGCATCACGTAGACGCCGGTTTCTTTGTGGCGGTATATGGCCCACTCTGGGTCAACGTCAGGGTTCTTCAGGAGGGTGTGAACTGTGTACTTAACAGTATCCAAGGCGAAGTGAAAACCGAGGTTGGGCAGGTAGAGGTCACCATCAACGGCCAGAACGCGATACTCCTTCATGGCAAGGTAAGAGCTAAGGTTTGCCGTTGTAGTTGTTTTGCCGGCTCCACCACGCCCCGTTACGACTATCAGTGCCATCGCTACCCCTCTAAGCTTTCTGTAGGGGATTGAGGATATAAGGTTTCCGATTGAACTTCCGTCAGTACGTCGTTTTTTGCGTATGTACCTACACAGTTCTGTCCAGCAATGAGCCTCATCGACTCGATGAACACAAAAGGTTTATATCGTTCCCGTTTAGATTCCCATTGTAAGGCTAAGGAGATGGTTGCCATGGCTGAAAAGATGCCTGCCATCATGAAGACCAAACCTGCCTACGGGGCGGAGCTCGTTGAGGTTGACGTTCCCAAGCCCGGACCGGGCGAGGTTCTCATAAGGGTTCTCGCGACGAGCATCTGTGGAACTGACCTCCACATCTACGAGTGGAACGAGTGGGCGCAGAGCAGGATTAAACCGCCCCAGATTATGGGCCACGA includes the following:
- the hmgA gene encoding hydroxymethylglutaryl-CoA reductase (NADPH), giving the protein MEFEELVEKVVKGEVKLHQVEKYTDKRTATEVRRKALEKKLGVKLEHIGRYSVDPEQVIGRNIENMIGVVQIPMGVAGPLKINGEYAKGEFYIPLATTEGALVASVNRGCSALTEAGGVKTTIIDDKMTRAPLLKCPDARRAREVAEWVKENIDYLQEKAVSKVTRHGKLRDVKPFIVGNNLYLRFEFETGDAMGMNMVTISSEEIMKVIEEHFPDVKYLALSGNLCVDKKPNAMNFINGRGKTVIAEAVIPRGIVERKLKTTPELIAEVNYRKNLVGSAQAGSYGFNAHFGNIVGAIFLATGQDEAQITEGSHGITLAEVTPEGDLYISITMPSLEIGTVGGGTRVPTQREALSIMGVAGGGNPPGTNAKKFAEIVAGAVLAGELSLLAAIAAKHLAKAHKELGR
- the gatE gene encoding Glu-tRNA(Gln) amidotransferase subunit GatE; the protein is MTEKFDYKELGLKVGLEIHRQLDTKKLFSPVPSELTEKVDFTFERRLRPTMSELGEIDPAALEEFKKGRKYIYEGNYELSDLVYMDEEPPRGPDREALEVTLQIAYLLNAKPVDEVHFMRKIVIDGSNVSGFQRTAIIALDGKVDTPWGSVGIPTICLEEDACRIVERKEKEVIYRLDRLGIPLVEISTTPDIHHPEQAKVVAKYIGDALRATRKVKRGLGTIRQDLNVSIRGGARVEIKGVQELDMIPLIIEREVERQLNLLKIMDELRERGVKPEDIKEEFYDVTDVFENTGSKIIARAIKKGSKVLAVKLPKFRGLIGREIQPGRRLGTEMADRAKKYVKGIFHIDELPNYGITEKEVNAVTEKLGLGELDAFVLVAADEETAKKALREVIKRAKEAIEGVPEETRRALPDGNTQYMRPLPGKARMYPETDIPSIFIPPEEKERIKANLPELPQERVERYVKEYKIDKSLAETLVNDERDELFEELVKKGVKPSLAASILVVVLKGLKKEVPIENITDEHIREAFELYLDGKIAKEAFEEIFKELAKNPEKSAKQVAEEKGLTLLSEEEVEKIIDEVIQANIEVIKAKGMGAMGMIMGRAMAKLRGRADGKLVSTLVRRKIQELSGS
- a CDS encoding MinD/ParA family ATP-binding protein — encoded protein: MALIVVTGRGGAGKTTTTANLSSYLAMKEYRVLAVDGDLYLPNLGFHFALDTVKYTVHTLLKNPDVDPEWAIYRHKETGVYVMPGSTQLQDVLGISPRRLVDILERVKYKFGVVFVDSPTGVPFDTLPTFQVANYQLIVVEIERSPIYSFETMVKNEIEKLKALGEKYNLNIGVVLNKVRESADVVDKIIEAIEEDLDVPVLGWVPFDYNVPESINVGVPIIKYLPNSDAAVAFKEIGEVLEEWIFG